Below is a genomic region from Paenibacillus rhizovicinus.
CGTGGCCAGCGCGGGTGCCGCCATCGGAAGAATGAGCCGGGTGAAAATCGTGAAGTCGCCGGCGCCGTCGATCTTGGCCGACTCCGTGATCGCATGCGGAATCGACTTGGTGAAGCTCTTCATCATAATAATGAGGAACGGGCTCATCAGGCCCGGAAGCAGCACGGCCAAGTAATTGTCGCCTAGGCCCAGATACTGCTTCACGAGCAGATAGAACGGGACCAAGCCGCCGGAAAACAGCGTCGTGAAATAGATGAAGAAGGAAATCTTGTTGCGCTGCTCGAAGTCCGGCCGCTGCAGGGCATAGCCCGTCATTGCTACCAAGAATAGACCTACGAGCGTGCCGACGACGGTTATCCCGATCGTGACGACATAAGAGCCGATGATCAGATTCGGATTCTCGAATACGATCTTGTAGGCGAATGTCGAGAAAATTCTCGGCCAGAGGTTGAAGCCGTGCTTCACGATTTCGCTTTCCTTCGTAAAGGACGTCCCGAGCACGAGCAGGAACGGAATAAGGCAGCCGAGCGAGAACAGACCGATGAAAGCGTAACCAAAACCTCTGACGAATAGCGATGTTCCATCGCTTCGGATGCTTTTACGAACAACTTCACCTTGCATGGGGTTCACTCCCTCTTAGAACAATGAGTTATCCGGCGACGCCTTCTTCACCAGCCAGTTGGCCGTAATGACGACGATAAAGCCGAATACGGATTGGTACAGACTGACGGCGCTGCCCATGGAAAAGTTAAAATTGTTAAACATCGAGCGGAAAACGTAGGTTTCAATAATATCCGTCGTCGGGTACAGCACCGTATTGTTCGCTCCGACAAGGTTATAGATGAGGCCGAAATTACCGCGAAGCACGCCGCCGAGCGAGAAGAGCAGCAGGATGATGAAGGTCGGCTTCAGCCAAGGCAGCACGATATAGCGGATACGCTGCAGCGCATTGGCCCCGTCGATCTCGGATGCTTCGACGACTTCGGAATCGAGCCCCATGATGGCGGCGAAATAGACGATGGAGCCGTAACCGGTGGTTTGCCACAGGTAGGTGATGACGATGATGAAAGGCCAGACATGCGGATTCGAGTACGTTTTGACCGGATCGGCTCCGAGCGATTTCAGAATGCCGTTCAGCAGGCCGTAGTCATAGCTGAGGATGTTGTAGGCGATTAGGCCGACGATGACGATCGAGATGAAGAAGGGCAGGAACATAATCGTCTGAGAAACCTTCTTGAACCACTTCTTGCGCAGCTCGTTCAATAGAATGGCCACGAAAATCTGCAAACAGTTGCCGAGGAGAATGAACGCTAGATTGTACGAAATCGTATTGAAGGTCAGCCGCCACAGATCCCCCGTCATGACGAGGAATCGGAAGTTGTCCCAGCCGACGAACGCGCTCTTGAATATTCCGTCCGTATAGTTGTATTTAACGAAGGCCAAGTACAAACCCGGCATCGGCAGATAAGCGAACACCGCGAAGAATAATATCGCAGGCACGCACATCATGATCAGCGTCCGATTATTCCAAAATCGCTTCCAGCCGACGCTCGCAGATCGTGTACGGGTTTTCGCGGCCGCCGCCTTCGGCTGTGTTATCGTTTCCATCTCTTATCCCTCCCCTGAATTGCGCTCCGCCGGCAAGCCGACTGGTGTAAAGATCAGTCTTTCCAGCTGCGATGTCTCCCCTGCCTCGACCGCTTCAAGCAGAATCGCCAGCCCATTGCCCGGCTCGCGCATCCACGCGCCAGGCAAGTAGAACGAACGCTGGTCGCCGCCGCTGAATACCGGCCTTGCCGCGCCGCCTGCCGTCCAGAGCCGGCCGACGATCGTGCCATTGAGCAGCACGGTCAGCTTCATGCCGCTTCCTTCCGCTTCAACGCGCCAGCCGCCCGGGATATCCCTGGCTTCTTCCGGAAGCGATCCGTAGAGCCATGCCGTCCCGCCAGCCGCCAATGCAATCGGCAGTTCCGATGGCGCAGCGTCAGCTTCATGCCGCTGCGCATGCGCCAGCAGTTCCTCTTCGCCGCAGGCCGACAGCTGCCAGTTTCGCGCGGCGCTGCCTTCATAGAGCGTCACTTCGCCAGCCGGCAGGCCGAGCACCCGCTCAAGGAATACCGCGACAAGCGTCTCTTCGCCCGGCTGCACATGGGCGGTAATATCGAGGTACGGATCGAATGGATTCACATGGCCCGCGGACACGCCGTTCACGTAGACATGCGCCAGCGACTGGATGCCTTTGAATTGCAGCGTGAACGAATCGGCCTTCCCGCTGGCCGTGAACCGTCTGCGATAATACTCGAACGCCGGATGATCCGGAGAGAGCCAGCCGCCGAAGCTGACGAACGCCCAATCGCTGTCGTCGCAAGCCGCGCCCAACAGCGCGGGATCCGCGATGCGGGAACCGACCCTGAGCACGCGCCAATTGGAGGTCAGCCGCTGAATGCCGGAAACGGCCGTAATGCCCCGCAGCCCTTTCATGCTGTCCAGCCGCAGACCCGGAAGACGCGCATCGTCGAAATTGGTATGGCCCCAGATTTCCACCCGGGCCGTCAGTTCGCAGTTGCCTCCGACGCCGCCGCTTGGCAAGAACCGGCTGCCGCCTCCCGGCGTGCACGTGCCGATAAATGCGGTGTCGGCATACAGCGAGATGGCATCGCTTCCCTGAAGGATGAGCAGCCCTTGCACGTCCGCGTCGGCAGGTGCTCCGCTGTTCGCTTTATACCAAGCGAAACCACGGTAGATGCCGTGCTCTTCCAGAAACTCAGCTTCCACGAGTGCTGTCGGCGATGCTTCGGACATGGACTCGGTCGGCTGGAGCACTTGCGCGCTCCAGCCGATGTTCAACTCGTGCGGCTCCAGGTCATATGCCTGTTCCTGCTCGAACGCAAGGCTGCCGTCTTCTTCGATGCCGTGGAGCAGCAGTGCATCCTGGCGTTCCAAGCCGATCACCACCAGCGTTTGGCCGTCCGCCAACTCCAGCGTGCATGCCGCTTGTCGTCCTGCTTCGGCCCGGAAGGTCAGCAGGATTTCGCCAGCTTCGGCCTGGTCTTGTGCTTGCTCTTGTGCATGGGTTTGCGCTTGCACGCCGTTCGCATTCATGTTCCTGGCTTCCAGCAGCGTTGCCGCTTGCCCCAATGCGAGCGAAATTTCCCCCTCCTGTCCTAGCTCCGCATGAAATACCATCACCGTGCGGCCCGCAGCGCGAAACACGTCCGACAGCTCTGCCGTTGCGTAGCGCAGCGTCCCTTCCGCGCCCCATGTCTCCAGGGGAACGTCGACCGGAAGAATCGCGCATCGGCTTGGGATGCTCTGCAGCCGCGTTGCTTGGGGAATGACCGCTTCGCCTTGCTGCCGCAGCCGAAGAGCAACCGTCTCCGCCGTCTCGCCCACGTTCGCCAGGAAGAGCAGATGCCCGCCTCCGACCAGCTCCAACTGCCGCTCGAGCAGCGAACCGCCTGCCGGCTTGCCGCCGTCGATGCTTGCGATCCCGTCCGCCGGAGCAGTTGCCGCTTCCGCTAACGCGTTGCCGTAATTGCGGATGACCCGGCGCATCAGCCGGCCCTCGTACGCTTCCTTGCGTACATGTCCTTCCGGCGAAATCATGCCGTGGAAATCATAATCCGATGTCATGAACGCAAGCGGATCGCCCCAGTTGTTCGTCCCGTTCGTGAAGCCGAAGTTCGTACCGGACACTTGCAGGTACGGACCGACCAGCTTCGCCCCGCAGGACAGCAGCCGGCGAAGCAAGAAATGCGAGCGATTCGTCTCCGTTACCATCAGCGGCACATCCATTTCGGCCAGCCGCCGTTCGTAGGATGCCGCCTTCGCTTCGAAAGCAGGATCGCGATCGTTCGGGTAGAAGTTGCAGGTCGGCACGACGCCGTCCACGAGACCCGACGCTTCGTACAGTCCGCCTT
It encodes:
- a CDS encoding carbohydrate ABC transporter permease, translated to MQGEVVRKSIRSDGTSLFVRGFGYAFIGLFSLGCLIPFLLVLGTSFTKESEIVKHGFNLWPRIFSTFAYKIVFENPNLIIGSYVVTIGITVVGTLVGLFLVAMTGYALQRPDFEQRNKISFFIYFTTLFSGGLVPFYLLVKQYLGLGDNYLAVLLPGLMSPFLIIMMKSFTKSIPHAITESAKIDGAGDFTIFTRLILPMAAPALATIGLFIALGYWNEWYNAMLFLSADMKYRPLQLFLYGVVTSADFIKNSSASSNVPLRDVPLESMKMATAVVATGPVILFYPFIQRYFIQGITVGAVKG
- a CDS encoding ABC transporter permease — protein: MMCVPAILFFAVFAYLPMPGLYLAFVKYNYTDGIFKSAFVGWDNFRFLVMTGDLWRLTFNTISYNLAFILLGNCLQIFVAILLNELRKKWFKKVSQTIMFLPFFISIVIVGLIAYNILSYDYGLLNGILKSLGADPVKTYSNPHVWPFIIVITYLWQTTGYGSIVYFAAIMGLDSEVVEASEIDGANALQRIRYIVLPWLKPTFIILLLFSLGGVLRGNFGLIYNLVGANNTVLYPTTDIIETYVFRSMFNNFNFSMGSAVSLYQSVFGFIVVITANWLVKKASPDNSLF
- a CDS encoding beta-galactosidase, yielding MNMETKSGVPLQLSASSLRIGGQAEIILCASLFYFRIPRALWRERMEQVKAFGYNAIDVYFPWNYHERAEGSWDFTGERDAEAFLQQAAEAGLWVVARPGPYICSEWDGGGLPAYLYAKPEMTIRSADPAYMAAVKKWYERIIPLLAKYELNRGGTVLCVQIENELDFYDCPDPAAYIAALRDLAIEGGIESPLIACAGQGGLYEASGLVDGVVPTCNFYPNDRDPAFEAKAASYERRLAEMDVPLMVTETNRSHFLLRRLLSCGAKLVGPYLQVSGTNFGFTNGTNNWGDPLAFMTSDYDFHGMISPEGHVRKEAYEGRLMRRVIRNYGNALAEAATAPADGIASIDGGKPAGGSLLERQLELVGGGHLLFLANVGETAETVALRLRQQGEAVIPQATRLQSIPSRCAILPVDVPLETWGAEGTLRYATAELSDVFRAAGRTVMVFHAELGQEGEISLALGQAATLLEARNMNANGVQAQTHAQEQAQDQAEAGEILLTFRAEAGRQAACTLELADGQTLVVIGLERQDALLLHGIEEDGSLAFEQEQAYDLEPHELNIGWSAQVLQPTESMSEASPTALVEAEFLEEHGIYRGFAWYKANSGAPADADVQGLLILQGSDAISLYADTAFIGTCTPGGGSRFLPSGGVGGNCELTARVEIWGHTNFDDARLPGLRLDSMKGLRGITAVSGIQRLTSNWRVLRVGSRIADPALLGAACDDSDWAFVSFGGWLSPDHPAFEYYRRRFTASGKADSFTLQFKGIQSLAHVYVNGVSAGHVNPFDPYLDITAHVQPGEETLVAVFLERVLGLPAGEVTLYEGSAARNWQLSACGEEELLAHAQRHEADAAPSELPIALAAGGTAWLYGSLPEEARDIPGGWRVEAEGSGMKLTVLLNGTIVGRLWTAGGAARPVFSGGDQRSFYLPGAWMREPGNGLAILLEAVEAGETSQLERLIFTPVGLPAERNSGEG